One stretch of Sinomonas terrae DNA includes these proteins:
- a CDS encoding aldo/keto reductase: MSEPTPTVTLNNGVEMPVLGFGVFQIPAEETEQAVLDALELGYRSIDTAAAYQNEEAVGRAMAKSGVRRNELFVTTKLWIQDAGEEAALQAFETSMRKLGLDYLDLWLIHQPYGDYYGSWRAMEQLYEQKRVRAIGVSNFYPDRLADLITHNTVVPAVNQIETHPYFQRIDDEQVMRDKGVQIEAWSPLAQGQHGLLQDPVLTEIGTRYQKSTAQVVLRWLTQRGVVAVVKSTKPPRMRENFDVFDFELTDDEMSQIGALDGKSGPSFDHRDPAGVDFINNMNLT; this comes from the coding sequence ATGTCCGAACCAACCCCTACCGTGACGCTCAACAACGGCGTCGAGATGCCCGTCCTCGGCTTCGGCGTCTTCCAGATCCCCGCCGAGGAAACGGAACAAGCGGTCCTCGACGCGCTCGAGCTCGGGTATCGGTCTATCGACACCGCGGCCGCCTACCAGAACGAGGAGGCCGTTGGCCGGGCGATGGCGAAGAGCGGGGTCCGGCGCAACGAGCTGTTCGTCACCACCAAGCTTTGGATCCAGGACGCCGGTGAGGAGGCTGCGCTGCAGGCGTTCGAGACGTCGATGAGGAAGCTGGGGCTTGACTACCTCGACCTGTGGCTGATCCACCAGCCGTACGGCGACTACTACGGCTCATGGCGCGCGATGGAACAGCTCTACGAGCAGAAGCGCGTTCGCGCGATCGGCGTCAGCAACTTCTACCCCGACCGCCTCGCCGATCTCATCACCCACAACACAGTGGTCCCGGCGGTCAATCAGATCGAGACGCACCCCTACTTCCAGCGAATCGACGACGAGCAGGTCATGCGCGACAAAGGCGTGCAGATCGAAGCGTGGTCGCCGCTGGCGCAGGGGCAGCACGGGCTCCTGCAAGACCCGGTGCTGACGGAGATCGGAACCCGCTACCAGAAGTCCACCGCGCAGGTGGTTCTGCGCTGGCTGACGCAGAGGGGGGTCGTCGCCGTCGTCAAGTCGACGAAGCCGCCGCGCATGCGGGAGAACTTCGACGTCTTCGATTTCGAGCTCACCGACGACGAGATGAGCCAGATCGGTGCTCTCGACGGCAAGAGCGGTCCGTCCTTCGACCACCGCGACCCGGCGGGCGTCGACTTCATCAACAACATGAACCTGACCTGA